Proteins encoded together in one Zingiber officinale cultivar Zhangliang unplaced genomic scaffold, Zo_v1.1 ctg134, whole genome shotgun sequence window:
- the LOC122036157 gene encoding putative serine/threonine-protein kinase-like protein CCR3 translates to MREFSASALAVIATLTALIGPANPTGSSSTLAIAHGSATVCGVVAGTSNSFIQCATASASSSSPFLVSPNASFSSISAGRDSICGLRAGGTSFLCWNLTASSSTAPPARRVYEGSAALEELSVGEVHIAALDRNRTFIEWWRSDGRFPSNISGSYHSLASGRDFSCALISNGSLRCWGPRGGEIEADFADSTMSTIAAGDSHVCGIDTVGRLICGGNNDAGQSTPPSSPAFEFGALALGEKHSCAVRNSNGTVICWGGAAGIEYTPANATSFVLVVAGGNLTCGLATANFSVLCWGTNRSSLTATLPLPRILPGICTSNQSSCLCGLFPDSETLCSGSRVICNRCDGRIQPSTPPHLSSPPSPLPPPRPPTSSKRTTNRRWLAFAIVGSIGAFSGICSILYCIWFGVCRQKKVHNSVQPTIAAPRTSASYAPHSSAIAVRTSPSTSPSGSRSRTFWRQGSRIMRRQRSGPSSFKERPEEFSFSDLAAATKNFSSETKIGAGSFGTVYKGKLPDGRQVAIKRSESGPRAKKFQEKEGAFESELAFLSRLHHKHLVGLVGYCEEREERLLVYEYMKNGALYDHLHPKNEDSSSSSSSVLNSWKMRIKVLLDAARGIEYLHNYAVPPIIHRDIKSSNILLDANWLARVSDFGLSLLGPESGDGHFSMKAAGTVGYMDPEYYGMHLLTVKSDVYGLGVVMLEVLTGKRAIFKDEESGNPTSIVDHAVPFIVAGEINKVLDLRVGQPGPNEVEAVELLAYTAVHCVTPEGKNRPSMTDIVANLESAVSLLLDGSRGSVSSACMSCPSTD, encoded by the coding sequence atGAGAGAATTTTCAGCCTCCGCCTTGGCGGTGATCGCGACCCTGACGGCTCTCATCGGCCCCGCCAACCCCACAGGCTCCTCTTCCACCCTAGCCATCGCCCACGGTTCCGCCACCGTCTGCGGCGTCGTCGCTGGCACCTCGAACTCATTCATCCAGTGCGCCACCGCCTCCGCATCCTCCTCTTCTCCATTCCTCGTCTCCCCCAACGCCTCATTCTCCTCCATCTCTGCCGGCCGGGACTCCATCTGCGGCCTCAGGGCCGGCGGAACCTCCTTCCTCTGCTGGAACTTGACTGCCTCCTCCAGCACCGCCCCCCCAGCAAGGCGCGTCTACGAAGGCTCCGCCGCCCTCGAAGAGCTCTCGGTCGGCGAAGTCCATATCGCCGCTCTCGATCGCAACCGTACCTTCATTGAGTGGTGGCGATCCGATGGCCGATTCCCCTCCAACATCTCCGGATCCTACCATTCTCTCGCCTCCGGTCGTGATTTCTCCTGCGCCTTGATTTCCAACGGCTCCCTGCGCTGCTGGGGGCCGCGCGGGGGTGAAATCGAGGCGGACTTCGCCGATTCCACCATGTCGACCATCGCCGCCGGAGATTCTCACGTCTGCGGAATCGACACCGTAGGCCGCCTTATTTGCGGAGGCAACAACGACGCAGGGCAGTCGACGCCTCCCTCGAGCCCGGCGTTCGAGTTCGGGGCGCTCGCTCTTGGTGAGAAACACTCTTGCGCGGTGAGGAATTCCAACGGCACGGTCATCTGCTGGGGCGGCGCCGCCGGTATTGAATACACACCGGCTAACGCCACCTCCTTCGTGCTAGTTGTCGCCGGCGGTAATCTAACCTGCGGCCTTGCGACCGCGAACTTTAGCGTGCTCTGTTGGGGCACCAACAGAAGCAGCCTGACGGCGACTTTACCGTTGCCGAGAATTCTTCCCGGAATTTGCACTTCCAATCAAAGCTCTTGCCTTTGCGGTCTCTTCCCGGATTCCGAGACATTGTGTTCTGGTTCTCGAGTCATATGCAATCGCTGTGATGGCAGAATCCAGCCATCAACTCCACCCCATCTTTCGTCACCTCCGTCACCTCTGCCGCCGCCGCGTCCGCCCACTTCGTCGAAGAGGACGACGAACAGGAGGTGGCTGGCCTTCGCAATTGTAGGTTCGATCGGAGCATTTTCCGGCATCTGCTCCATTCTCTATTGCATTTGGTTCGGCGTTTGCCGGCAAAAGAAGGTTCACAACTCAGTTCAGCCCACCATTGCGGCACCTCGAACCAGTGCATCCTACGCTCCGCATTCCTCCGCCATTGCCGTCAGAACGAGCCCTTCCACCTCCCCTTCTGGATCACGGTCGCGAACGTTCTGGCGCCAAGGATCGCGTATCATGAGGCGACAAAGGAGCGGCCCCTCCTCGTTCAAGGAACGCCCCGAGGAGTTCAGCTTCTCTGATCTCGCCGCGGCCACGAAAAACTTCTCCTCGGAGACCAAAATCGGCGCGGGGAGCTTCGGGACAGTGTACAAAGGGAAACTGCCCGACGGCCGTCAGGTGGCCATCAAAAGAAGCGAATCGGGGCCGCGGGCAAAGAAGTTCCAGGAGAAAGAGGGCGCTTTCGAGTCGGAGCTCGCGTTCCTCTCTCGGCTCCATCACAAACACTTGGTCGGACTGGTAGGCTACTGCGAGGAGAGGGAAGAGAGGCTCTTAGTCTACGAGTACATGAAGAACGGTGCTCTGTATGATCATCTGCACCCAAAGAATGAAGACAGTTCCAGCTCCAGTTCCAGTGTCTTGAACTCATGGAAGATGAGAATCAAAGTGCTGTTGGATGCAGCGAGAGGGATCGAGTACCTTCACAATTACGCCGTGCCTCCCATCATTCACCGCGACATCAAATCTTCCAACATATTGCTCGATGCAAATTGGCTGGCTCGGGTTTCTGACTTTGGCCTATCGCTGTTGGGACCAGAGTCCGGCGACGGTCATTTCTCGATGAAGGCAGCCGGGACGGTGGGCTACATGGACCCTGAGTACTACGGAATGCACCTTTTGACTGTCAAGAGCGATGTCTACGGTCTAGGAGTGGTGATGCTCGAGGTGCTCACCGGAAAAAGAGCAATCTTTAAGGACGAGGAGAGTGGTAATCCGACGAGCATTGTCGATCATGCAGTGCCTTTCATTGTGGCAGGAGAGATCAACAAGGTGCTCGATCTCAGAGTTGGCCAACCAGGACCGAATGAGGTTGAGGCCGTAGAGCTCCTGGCCTACACCGCCGTGCACTGTGTCACTCCTGAGGGCAAAAATCGACCGAGCATGACTGACATCGTTGCCAATCTGGAGAGCGCAGTGTCGCTTCTCCTCGACGGAAGTCGTGGAAGCGTTTCCAGTGCTTGCATGTCCTGTCCTTCAACAGATTGA